The window TTATGTTGAACCATTCAAATCTCCCCTTTCGAAAATGTTAATAATCGTAAATATTTTCATTTACACAAACTAGAAAGATCTGTTTCTTATGAAAATATTTAAAATTTCTATAATGATCATACTTCAACACTTGAATCCACTGTAGGTTGATATATTTTCTCCTCACCCTATTCCTTGGTTTATTCATCATTTTTAAATTATTTAAAAATGGAATGGTCGTGGAGCCACCTAATTATTATGACATTGAAGAAACTATTTCAACCATTAACGTTCATTTTAGCCTTCTATCTACAAAGGTCACATGTTCGATAGACATTTTCCTAAAGTTGTAAAAGTGAGGCCCCCTGTTTTTTAGGATACATAGCGGTGATATGCGATTAGATGGGTACACATTTCAGCGAATTTCCCGTGACAGGATAGCAAATGTCGTCCATATTAAAATGCCCGCTCTCGAAACAACCAAGAGAGTCGGGCATTCATTTAATCTGTTAAAGCAAAGTCTTTCGTTGCTTCCCCATGTCGGCTTTTTTTCGTCGCCGTTTGATATTCTGCTAACCGCGCAGTTGTACGCCAGTAGTGATAGACAAGGCGATCTATCCACAATAATGCTTCTACTTTTGAAACAGCCGTCTCTAACTCTACCATGTTGCCAACAGAGTTCTCAAAATAAGCATTGCGTTTATCTCGCCGCTCTGCTGCCATACCAGCTGAAGTTTCCTGTAAAAGCATCGAAATCTCAGGTAGACGAGTATCCTCATCAATGATTATCAGTACTTCTTTCAGCACTGTCAGCCATTTTTTCGTTAATGTTGGCTGTAATTGGAGAGAATTTGGATGTTGTTCACGAAGTGCCTTTGCCAAACGATACAAATGATCCAATGCATGTAACAATGAAATATGCTTGTAGCGATCCTTCTTAGATGTAGATTGTATGGAATCCATGAACAATCGTGTTTTTTCAATTGCTTCATCAATTTGATTTAGCTTACTTTCAGCTTCCGTTGTCATTTTTTGAGTTTGAATAAGCGCTACGATAACTGTTGTTAACTCTTTCGTAATATCCTGAAGCGTATTAAATGAAACCTCCACAGCAACTCCTGGCACCTTTGCTACGCTATCGTCAAGATTGCGCGTTAAATAGCTGCCCTTTTCAGGGATTATTTTCTCGATCATTCGTGCGAATGGACGTGCAAATGGCACAAAAATAATTGCACCTACAACACTAAATAATGTATGAAATACTGCAATACCAAGTGTTTCATCGAAGCCATTGTTAATGATGGTTGTTACATATTCAGTCAGTTTAAACATGAGCGTTGCACCGAGCGTTACAATGATTGCTGTTGCTACGTTAAATAGCACATGCGTCATTGCTGTTCGTTTGGCTGCCGTTGAAGCACCAATCGCCGCAAAAAGTGCAGTTGCGGTTGTACCAATATTTTGGCCGATGACTAAATAGGCAGCTTGCTCAAAGTCAATAGCCCCTGCATATAACGCTGTCAATGTAGCGGCAATTGCTGCACTTGATGCCTGCATAATGACTGTCATGATCAGCCCCAAGACAATCAAAATGACTTTACCACCGACTGTATTCGCCTGAAATGCATCAAATGGAATCATATCCTGCACGGAGGCCATACCGCCTTGAAGTACATCAATACCTAAAAATAATAAGCCAAAGCCTGTAAAAAGACCTCCTGCCGCTTTAAAATCACGAGGAGCTAATAATTGCACAAAAACGCCAAGTGCAATGAAAGGTAATGACATTGTTTGCATATTAATCTTTAAGCCAATTAAGGAAATAATCCACCCTGTACTTGTACTCCCAATATTTGCACCTATAATGACACCAATGGATTGCACAAATGTTAATAGTCCTGCACTGACAAAGCCGATTGTAATCAGCGTAGTGGCTGTGGAGGATTGCACAAGCATCGTCATCAATGTGCCTGATAACACCGAACTAATTGTGCCACCCGTAAAGCGGTTCAACCATTTTTTTAGTGCATCCCCTGCAAGCTCTTTTAAACCGTTAGTAAGCATCGTCATACCGAGTAAGAATAAACCAATGCCCCCTAATACATTAATCAAACTATCTACACTCCTTATGATATATTTTACAAATGTCCTGAAAGATTTATAAATATTTACAAAATTAATAATACTTAATATTACCATCTTTATATTTTATAGGATAGCTATCTTTGTTTCACTTTTATGAAAAACAGTGTCCTTCATTTTATGGTAAAATAGAAAAAACATTTCTTTAGGAGATTTGATGATGATTTTAACAAAGCAACAAGCATTACAAGCACTCAATAATAAAGAATTTATCGGTTTTACGATACTAACGGGCAATATAATTATAAAAAAGGTCAATAAAACCGACTATAATATTTTTGTTTATGAGGAAAGTAACGAAAAACCAATGCATTATGTGGGCTCAATCATGAACGTGATGGCCACTATGAGCGACAAAGCTTCGAATAAAGATTTTATAATTGTAGAAAACCTACCTATGCAAAATACGGCGGAGGAAGCTTCAGAAGAAGAAACGGATGAAAATATAACAGCGCTACATGAAGAAAAACGAGCAGTGCCTGGTTTTGAAGGTTTATATGAAATTACTGCGAGCGGTCGTATACTTACAGTTCGTGAAAATCGCCCTTTAGCTAGATGTAATGATGAGTATGGTTTCCATATCGTCCGTTTAACAAAAGAAGGTGTAGCATCTAATCATAATGTATTTGAGTTATGGAAACAGACATATCCAGAACTCGAACAAACAAATTTCAAAGGTTCGTTAAAAGCAAAATACGGCACTGGTTGCAAACTTACTGACAAACCAGGCATCCACTTCTAAACATAAAAAATCCTCATGCCCATTAAAAGGCACTGAGGATTTTTTATTAAATAAGTAAAGGGAACAACACTAAGTGCCATATATGTTCAAACTTTTGTCCTTTATACTGAATATGCTTTGCCCACTTATTTTCTTGACGCGAAATTTTTTCCCATTTAAATAAACGACGAATCCGTACTCGTTCTACTTTTTCAAATCCTAACTTCACAAGCGTTCTTCGTTTGTTCCATTCATACCAATTTACAGCGGTGCATATCGCCCTTCCTTCTTGCTGCACTTGTGCCACTATTTCGGGAAATAGCTGAATGGCATTATCTTTAATATACGTAGAATTAGGTGGAAGTTCCTGTGTAAAATCGACAGTTTCCTCACGTATTAAATTATCATGGCGCAAAAATGATATTTGTTGCGTGTTTTCACCATAAAGCTTATAACCTCTAAAAAACTGTGAAATGAGTTCTGATCGATTGTCACTTTCCATTACATCTTGTATGGAGATTTCATTTAAATCAGTGGTTGATTGACATACCGTACTCTTTAAATAATACAAGTCAAAACTGGTTACAACTATCATGCGATTTATGCCTTTTTTTAAGGTATCAAACCAATCTTTCAGACGGGCTTCTTTTAAAAAATAATGAAGCTCACCCAATCGATCCCGTTTCAGTTTTACCAGTTGGTGATTTTCACTTAATTTTCTTTTCAATGTATCACGTACCACCATCATCAGCCGGATAATACGCTCTCTCGTTCCTTCAGTACTCATAACAAATTTTCGCGTAAAATCCAAATGTGTATACCATTCAAACTTATACGGCTCATAACCGCTTCCAAAATCATAAAATCGATAGTTTGAACGATGTGCTTTCAACATATTTGCTCTTTCGATTAATCGCCCAGGACCAAAAATATTGAAATCAGGCTCGTGGCCCATTGCCTGACAAAAATTCCGATCTCTGCAACAAATATCAATTGTAAAGCCAATCCACTGGTCCTCAAACTCTAAGTTGTCTACTTCCACACGAAATGCATTACTTTGTTGCATTGCTAAACGTTCAAAAAAAAGACGTGTTTGTCGTTCAGTAAACCCACTTTTATCAATTTTTTTGCGCCATCTTCTTTCAAATAACTCGAACATCCTATCTAAATTCTTGGCACTAACCTCTTGAAATTTTAATTTCCCAAGTGCTCTTAAGCGTTTTTCGCGACGATTAATGC of the Lysinibacillus fusiformis genome contains:
- a CDS encoding GNAT family N-acetyltransferase, which codes for MLVYRLVTTIEELESYKDTWSGILEREKNDNPFIEYQWVSTWWTTLGSEENVEIYIVEHKGESVAFFPFIRTVRFGGIHQVSFLGQGFATYMGVIAEGVWKEQALEYLLKELTRKYKRVIFVLHGLLESKKTSYLLEKYAQERQLPHSVFRTVTPYIDFKSMELNAFLQKHHKRFKSINRREKRLRALGKLKFQEVSAKNLDRMFELFERRWRKKIDKSGFTERQTRLFFERLAMQQSNAFRVEVDNLEFEDQWIGFTIDICCRDRNFCQAMGHEPDFNIFGPGRLIERANMLKAHRSNYRFYDFGSGYEPYKFEWYTHLDFTRKFVMSTEGTRERIIRLMMVVRDTLKRKLSENHQLVKLKRDRLGELHYFLKEARLKDWFDTLKKGINRMIVVTSFDLYYLKSTVCQSTTDLNEISIQDVMESDNRSELISQFFRGYKLYGENTQQISFLRHDNLIREETVDFTQELPPNSTYIKDNAIQLFPEIVAQVQQEGRAICTAVNWYEWNKRRTLVKLGFEKVERVRIRRLFKWEKISRQENKWAKHIQYKGQKFEHIWHLVLFPLLI
- a CDS encoding NUMOD4 domain-containing protein encodes the protein MILTKQQALQALNNKEFIGFTILTGNIIIKKVNKTDYNIFVYEESNEKPMHYVGSIMNVMATMSDKASNKDFIIVENLPMQNTAEEASEEETDENITALHEEKRAVPGFEGLYEITASGRILTVRENRPLARCNDEYGFHIVRLTKEGVASNHNVFELWKQTYPELEQTNFKGSLKAKYGTGCKLTDKPGIHF
- a CDS encoding Na/Pi cotransporter family protein — encoded protein: MINVLGGIGLFLLGMTMLTNGLKELAGDALKKWLNRFTGGTISSVLSGTLMTMLVQSSTATTLITIGFVSAGLLTFVQSIGVIIGANIGSTSTGWIISLIGLKINMQTMSLPFIALGVFVQLLAPRDFKAAGGLFTGFGLLFLGIDVLQGGMASVQDMIPFDAFQANTVGGKVILIVLGLIMTVIMQASSAAIAATLTALYAGAIDFEQAAYLVIGQNIGTTATALFAAIGASTAAKRTAMTHVLFNVATAIIVTLGATLMFKLTEYVTTIINNGFDETLGIAVFHTLFSVVGAIIFVPFARPFARMIEKIIPEKGSYLTRNLDDSVAKVPGVAVEVSFNTLQDITKELTTVIVALIQTQKMTTEAESKLNQIDEAIEKTRLFMDSIQSTSKKDRYKHISLLHALDHLYRLAKALREQHPNSLQLQPTLTKKWLTVLKEVLIIIDEDTRLPEISMLLQETSAGMAAERRDKRNAYFENSVGNMVELETAVSKVEALLWIDRLVYHYWRTTARLAEYQTATKKSRHGEATKDFALTD